A genomic window from Chitinophaga pollutisoli includes:
- a CDS encoding SusC/RagA family TonB-linked outer membrane protein, giving the protein MDRTIHIGKNARLATVRKSAAVKAAALCLAVMSAGILPATAYAWPVEVSASRFAAINVTGNVTDDEGAPMPGVVVAITGTSKAVITDGNGFYSIKDVPEGASLTFKMVGYVTRQVPANQSVINIKLEKDVRTLGEVVITDGYRNFTPATSTGSINTVSGITLENKPFANFAQSLQGQVAGLTAPVTSGQPGANIDIRIRGASSLQLNNNPLIVIDGMIVNTGQLSPYSTTSNALAGLNQNDIERIDVLKDAAATAVYGSRGAAGVILITTKRGKSGKTQIRVDAESGMSSEIPLPYAGRPLSAEHYAELFREALANAGNTPDQIEATAERFGLNSGKSNDWYDLVTRTGKQQQYNVSLNGGNEKTKFFASAGYFNQEATTIGSDMKRISGLLNLDHQISKRLQLSIGLNASNVGQNTPSTDRTAANPIWAARALRPFQLAYNDDGSINTKTSGDVNFSTPYNPLWMAENDKKQLSLLKLLGNAKLRYNIWDKLYFTTYISTDYNTYEETQFLNPIMGDGANLKGRSRNSYIRIFNWLTRNQLDYRFDIDPANDFYATASVGYEAQRSREYRMVADGYGFPAAHEGLTALGNAGTANTTYADYNNFAFVSTYGNASVNYRNKYVLNASLRRDGSSRFASNQRYANFWSVGGTWNLHEEQFFAKQNVLSALKLRSSYGTTGNASLGNYQWLPQVTYGAGFAYAGVIGQSFSALGNLDLTWETSNKFDVGADFGFAKNRFMLSVDYYRNNINGLIQDMPASRVTGFTSVKQNIGAMVNKGWEFMLRGDLVRVKDFNWNSNLNAAFNRNEITKLPPNTAEQNGNFYLKEGHSFNQFYMREYAGVDPQNGAILYYTDATHSAKTDKSGEAKMFPLDRYSVPRATGGFFNMFTYKNISLGVDFNYALGYSVLSASDVYFTVGTYYTNNKYQYIYDNRWTTPGQVTDVPKYTQGQDITPSTYRLYKGDHIRLKNVQVGYDFNNLAAIKRIGVSKLQVYARATNFATWTFDKRLPFDPEVGYSGLESQDMFQYKTFTFGINVGL; this is encoded by the coding sequence ATGGATCGTACAATTCATATCGGGAAAAATGCACGTCTGGCCACTGTCCGCAAATCGGCAGCCGTAAAAGCTGCCGCCCTTTGCCTGGCGGTGATGAGCGCCGGTATTTTACCGGCCACTGCCTACGCATGGCCTGTTGAGGTATCCGCCTCACGTTTTGCTGCCATCAATGTGACCGGTAACGTTACCGACGACGAAGGCGCCCCCATGCCGGGCGTGGTAGTGGCCATTACAGGCACCAGCAAAGCCGTGATCACGGACGGGAATGGTTTTTATTCCATCAAAGACGTTCCGGAAGGAGCATCCCTTACCTTTAAAATGGTTGGCTACGTTACCCGGCAGGTACCCGCCAACCAATCCGTTATCAATATCAAACTCGAAAAAGACGTGCGTACCCTCGGCGAAGTGGTGATCACCGACGGTTACCGCAACTTCACGCCGGCGACGTCCACCGGTTCCATCAACACGGTAAGCGGCATCACGTTAGAGAATAAACCTTTCGCCAACTTCGCGCAATCGCTGCAGGGCCAGGTGGCGGGCCTTACGGCTCCCGTAACCAGCGGCCAGCCCGGCGCTAACATCGACATCCGCATCCGCGGCGCCAGCTCCCTGCAACTCAATAACAACCCGCTGATTGTTATTGACGGGATGATCGTTAACACCGGCCAGCTTTCACCTTATTCTACCACATCCAACGCCCTCGCCGGCCTCAACCAGAACGATATCGAACGGATCGACGTGCTGAAAGACGCGGCGGCTACCGCGGTGTATGGTTCCAGGGGCGCAGCGGGCGTTATCCTCATCACTACCAAACGCGGGAAATCCGGTAAAACACAGATCCGGGTGGATGCGGAAAGCGGGATGTCCAGCGAAATTCCGCTGCCGTACGCAGGGCGCCCCCTCAGCGCGGAACATTACGCCGAGCTATTCCGTGAAGCGCTCGCCAACGCAGGAAATACGCCCGACCAGATCGAGGCTACCGCCGAACGCTTCGGCCTCAACAGCGGCAAAAGCAACGATTGGTACGACCTCGTAACCCGCACCGGCAAACAGCAACAATATAACGTGAGCCTCAACGGCGGCAACGAGAAAACGAAATTCTTCGCTTCCGCGGGCTACTTCAACCAGGAAGCCACCACCATCGGCTCGGATATGAAAAGGATTTCAGGCCTCCTGAACCTGGACCACCAGATCAGCAAACGCCTCCAGCTGTCCATCGGCCTCAACGCTTCCAACGTGGGCCAAAACACGCCCAGCACCGACCGTACCGCCGCCAACCCCATCTGGGCCGCGCGTGCCCTCCGGCCTTTCCAGCTGGCGTATAACGACGACGGTTCCATCAATACCAAAACCTCCGGGGACGTCAACTTCTCCACACCCTACAACCCGCTGTGGATGGCCGAGAACGACAAAAAACAGTTGTCTTTGCTGAAACTCCTCGGCAACGCAAAACTCCGTTACAACATATGGGATAAACTGTACTTCACGACGTATATCAGCACCGATTACAACACCTACGAAGAAACCCAGTTCCTCAATCCCATCATGGGCGACGGCGCGAACCTGAAAGGGCGCTCCCGCAACTCCTATATCCGCATCTTCAACTGGCTCACCCGCAACCAGCTCGATTACCGATTCGACATCGATCCGGCCAACGACTTCTACGCCACGGCATCGGTGGGGTACGAAGCCCAGCGCTCCCGGGAATACCGCATGGTGGCCGACGGGTACGGGTTTCCCGCCGCGCATGAAGGCCTCACGGCATTGGGGAATGCCGGCACGGCGAACACCACTTACGCGGACTATAACAACTTCGCGTTCGTTTCCACCTATGGCAACGCCAGCGTGAACTACCGGAATAAATACGTATTGAACGCATCCCTTCGCCGCGACGGTTCCTCCCGCTTCGCGTCCAACCAGCGGTACGCAAACTTCTGGTCGGTAGGCGGCACCTGGAACCTGCACGAAGAGCAGTTCTTTGCGAAACAAAATGTGTTGTCGGCCCTGAAGCTCCGTTCTTCTTACGGCACCACCGGTAACGCGAGCCTCGGCAACTATCAATGGCTGCCGCAGGTAACGTACGGCGCCGGGTTCGCCTATGCCGGCGTGATCGGGCAATCGTTCAGCGCCCTCGGCAACCTGGACCTCACCTGGGAAACTTCCAACAAATTCGACGTGGGCGCCGATTTCGGATTCGCGAAAAACCGGTTCATGCTGTCTGTCGATTATTATCGCAACAACATCAACGGCCTGATCCAGGACATGCCCGCCTCCCGCGTAACCGGTTTCACCAGCGTGAAGCAGAATATCGGCGCGATGGTTAACAAGGGCTGGGAATTCATGCTGCGCGGCGACCTGGTACGCGTGAAGGATTTCAATTGGAACAGCAATCTGAACGCCGCCTTCAACCGGAATGAAATCACCAAACTGCCGCCCAACACAGCGGAGCAGAACGGAAACTTCTACCTGAAGGAGGGGCATAGCTTCAACCAGTTCTACATGCGTGAATATGCAGGCGTAGATCCGCAGAACGGTGCGATTTTATATTACACCGACGCAACGCATTCCGCCAAAACCGATAAATCCGGAGAAGCGAAAATGTTCCCGCTGGACCGGTATTCCGTTCCCAGGGCAACCGGCGGTTTCTTTAACATGTTCACTTACAAAAATATCTCGCTCGGCGTGGATTTCAACTACGCGCTCGGTTACTCAGTGCTTTCCGCATCCGATGTGTACTTCACGGTAGGCACCTATTATACCAACAACAAGTACCAGTATATCTACGACAACCGCTGGACCACCCCCGGGCAGGTGACCGATGTACCGAAATACACGCAGGGACAGGATATCACGCCCAGCACCTACAGGCTGTATAAAGGCGATCACATCCGCCTGAAAAACGTGCAGGTGGGATACGATTTCAACAATCTCGCCGCCATCAAACGGATCGGCGTTTCCAAACTGCAGGTATACGCACGCGCAACCAACTTCGCCACCTGGACGTTCGACAAGCGCCTGCCCTTCGATCCGGAAGTGGGGTATAGCGGCCTGGAGTCGCAGGATATGTTCCAGTACAAAACATTCACTTTCGGCATTAACGTGGGACTTTAA
- a CDS encoding RagB/SusD family nutrient uptake outer membrane protein, with the protein MKKRNAYIAILAAMTMTAASCGKGFLDEEPSLSVSVGSAILTEGNMLEAMNGAYRAMTPTLLFGRNVPLFGDLLADNVYLSISNSNRLVPMNNYTFVGSSAEAAGIWANAYLAIQQANRVISTNLTASNNVNQMTGEAHALRAICYFYLVNYFAKPYAENPDADGVPVVTLPASETGALIKPARNKVREVYAQIISDLEKAYELMPATGMTIHPNNSNFFSKYAAKALQARAYLYMGEWAKARDAAAIVEKDGGFSLTGTEAAFNTYWGGNVARTDKLETIFELNYNATANLGVEGLDAIYSRSAVGDMLVTDELYNLYAATDRRRGLIVPGQRGGLDVLYVNKYQNVANADRDDVKLLRYAEVLLILAESHARLGNDTEGQKYLDMVAQNRDAALAGSTLTGQALVDAVIVERRKELAFEGLRLFDLYRQNATFNRPNMGVKAHSSYVEVKTTDFRRLQPIPEAELAANPNMRKNLGY; encoded by the coding sequence ATGAAGAAAAGAAATGCATATATAGCGATACTGGCCGCCATGACGATGACGGCGGCTTCCTGCGGCAAGGGCTTTCTCGACGAAGAACCTTCCCTCAGCGTTTCGGTAGGCAGTGCGATCCTTACGGAAGGCAACATGCTGGAAGCGATGAACGGCGCCTACCGCGCCATGACGCCTACCTTGCTTTTCGGTCGCAACGTGCCGTTGTTCGGGGATCTGCTGGCGGATAATGTGTATCTGTCCATCTCGAATTCCAACCGGCTCGTGCCCATGAATAACTACACTTTCGTGGGTTCTTCCGCCGAGGCGGCGGGCATCTGGGCGAATGCCTACCTGGCCATCCAGCAGGCCAACCGCGTCATCAGTACAAACCTGACTGCCAGCAATAACGTGAACCAGATGACCGGCGAAGCACACGCGCTGCGGGCGATCTGTTACTTCTACCTCGTGAATTATTTCGCTAAACCGTACGCGGAGAATCCCGATGCCGACGGCGTGCCCGTGGTAACGCTGCCCGCCAGCGAAACCGGCGCGCTCATCAAACCCGCGCGGAACAAGGTGAGGGAAGTATACGCCCAGATCATCAGCGATCTCGAAAAAGCGTATGAACTGATGCCGGCAACAGGCATGACGATCCATCCCAACAACTCCAATTTCTTCTCCAAATACGCCGCCAAAGCCCTCCAGGCCCGCGCTTACCTCTATATGGGCGAATGGGCCAAAGCCCGGGACGCGGCCGCGATCGTGGAGAAAGACGGAGGATTCAGCCTAACCGGAACCGAAGCTGCATTCAACACCTACTGGGGTGGCAACGTAGCGCGGACCGACAAGCTGGAAACGATTTTCGAGCTGAATTACAACGCCACCGCCAACCTGGGCGTGGAAGGGCTCGATGCGATCTATAGCCGCAGCGCGGTAGGCGATATGCTGGTGACCGATGAGCTGTATAATCTTTACGCCGCTACCGACAGGAGGCGCGGGCTGATCGTACCCGGCCAGCGCGGCGGGCTCGACGTGCTCTATGTAAATAAATACCAGAACGTTGCCAACGCCGACCGCGACGACGTGAAACTGCTCCGCTATGCCGAAGTGCTCCTCATCCTCGCCGAATCGCACGCCCGCCTGGGGAACGATACGGAAGGACAGAAATACCTGGACATGGTAGCGCAAAACCGCGACGCTGCTCTCGCCGGATCCACGCTTACCGGCCAGGCGCTGGTAGATGCCGTGATCGTGGAGCGCAGAAAAGAGCTGGCATTCGAAGGGCTGCGGCTGTTCGATCTCTACCGGCAGAATGCTACCTTTAACCGGCCCAACATGGGCGTGAAGGCGCATTCTTCGTACGTGGAAGTGAAAACAACGGATTTCAGAAGGTTGCAGCCGATTCCCGAAGCGGAACTGGCGGCCAATCCGAATATGAGGAAGAACCTGGGGTATTAA
- a CDS encoding SRPBCC family protein, with amino-acid sequence MSANSVSFHRMLKTTPEKVFRAFTESAAIASWLPPYGFLCTVHEQDAKVGGTYRMSFQNFSTGNSHSFHGKYLEIKPNELLKYTDVFDDPNLPGEMITTISMRKTIAGTEINITQEGLPAAIPVEFCYLGWQESLEKLAKLVEPEIPDA; translated from the coding sequence ATGTCAGCCAATTCAGTTTCTTTCCACAGAATGCTTAAAACCACACCGGAAAAGGTTTTCCGTGCTTTTACCGAATCCGCCGCCATTGCAAGCTGGCTTCCTCCGTACGGATTTCTCTGCACCGTACACGAACAGGACGCAAAAGTGGGTGGTACTTACCGGATGTCGTTCCAAAACTTTTCCACCGGCAACAGCCATTCCTTCCATGGGAAGTATTTGGAAATCAAACCGAATGAATTGTTGAAATATACAGATGTATTTGACGATCCCAATCTTCCCGGCGAAATGATCACGACGATCTCCATGCGTAAGACCATCGCAGGAACAGAAATCAACATTACGCAGGAAGGGTTGCCCGCCGCCATCCCGGTAGAGTTCTGCTACCTCGGCTGGCAGGAATCGCTGGAGAAGTTGGCGAAGCTCGTGGAGCCGGAGATCCCGGATGCGTGA
- a CDS encoding helix-turn-helix transcriptional regulator, with protein MGKALNGIPVKSKIAADSLFKISTMKAVIKPTWPHRHADYHELIFLDDGAGFHEIDDSRFDVNPPVVFYLRPGQTHCWNFSALPKGYVLLFREELLLKDDIDFLFGLSACTHITEDARLFPLLADLYSEFQAGGMADPVAGAFLHLLVIKLKAVAGTKMGGAGLADGLFQQYKRMVNDHFQESRLLKFYAGRLNTTVGTLHAACKKSTGKTAASIINERVLLEAKMLLSATALPIKQIAADLQFSDAPHFAHFFKQHTNLTPRKYRDMALSKQ; from the coding sequence ATGGGAAAAGCACTGAATGGCATACCGGTAAAATCGAAAATTGCGGCAGACAGCCTCTTTAAGATCAGCACGATGAAAGCGGTCATCAAGCCCACGTGGCCGCATCGCCATGCAGATTATCATGAGTTGATCTTCCTGGATGACGGAGCCGGTTTTCATGAAATCGATGATAGCCGGTTTGATGTAAATCCTCCGGTTGTGTTTTATCTAAGACCCGGCCAAACGCACTGCTGGAACTTTTCAGCACTGCCCAAAGGTTACGTCCTGCTGTTCAGGGAAGAACTGCTGCTGAAGGATGATATCGATTTTCTGTTTGGACTATCTGCCTGCACGCATATTACGGAAGATGCGCGCCTCTTTCCCCTCCTGGCGGATCTGTACAGTGAATTTCAGGCCGGCGGGATGGCAGACCCGGTTGCAGGCGCTTTTCTCCACTTGCTCGTCATAAAGCTGAAAGCGGTCGCAGGAACCAAGATGGGCGGGGCGGGACTGGCAGACGGACTCTTCCAGCAATACAAACGCATGGTCAACGATCATTTCCAGGAAAGCAGGCTGCTCAAGTTTTATGCCGGCCGGCTGAATACGACCGTTGGCACCTTACATGCCGCCTGTAAAAAGTCGACGGGTAAAACGGCCGCGTCCATCATCAACGAACGGGTGTTGCTGGAAGCCAAAATGCTGCTATCGGCAACGGCTTTACCAATTAAGCAGATCGCCGCGGACCTGCAGTTCTCCGATGCCCCCCATTTCGCCCATTTCTTTAAACAACATACGAACCTTACGCCCCGTAAATACCGCGATATGGCCCTTTCGAAGCAATGA
- a CDS encoding TonB-dependent receptor domain-containing protein, protein MNCRLLTLFIFLTVAQVAVAQKAVISGTVNDEKGGHPLEYASVALFRQGDSSLVTGALTNAQGGYVLEKLPPGNYYLRVLYMGYQTRYVGSISLAAGTKLQLGNMALRPGSAMLNAVNVTGTQAEVLNKIDRQSYRAGQFESARGGNAMDVLKNLPSVSMDGEGGISVRGSSGFLVMINGKPVITDARTVLSQLPANAIENIEMITAPSAKYDPDGKGGIINIITKKGAADGLTLSANLMAGLPSTGDHGNKEKPKRFGGDLTVNWKKNKWDVSIGGNYTRNDNAGYREGDVFTKNFSTKVQTFFPSHGERSFDKYNYASRASATFTADSSNVFSAGVFIGKRFQARTADILYENAAIDLTTGGQIRHTTYYNENLQTKQGNFYLGNLDYTHTFRNKSSLTASALWESARLYGNTRNRNLAWPNTAQVLQEVYNPYENPINGYRLRLDYAVPVGKGKLESGYQFRHDTQDGRFDYFVTPEASQADADRFRGAASARNQVHAVYSQYSGKYQKLEYVAGLRYENAARTVRLSYDPLPHKLNLSNLFPSANLLYGISQSWKAKAGYSKRIQRTNNYELNPIPEREHSETLEQGDPDLLPSFIDLAELGVVHTMKKGSVFATVYYQYIKNPIQRVNSVYADTILNRVFTNAEAASSMGLEAGASLEPTKWWSLYAGGNIYKYNIKGDLSILGEKTAVDNARWVYSINANTNFKLGANWSIQGNVSYLSARPTAQGEDSRFLVPNASLKKTFLDGRLSALLQWQNIDLGMRQAQRQRITTSGRDFFTTTNYIYETDVFLISLGYNLNRLTGKSKLPGSEFGDKEF, encoded by the coding sequence ATGAACTGCAGATTACTGACTCTCTTTATTTTCCTGACCGTAGCCCAGGTGGCCGTGGCGCAAAAGGCCGTCATTTCCGGAACCGTGAACGACGAGAAAGGCGGCCATCCCCTCGAATACGCCAGCGTGGCACTCTTCCGGCAGGGGGACTCTTCCCTCGTAACCGGGGCGCTGACCAACGCACAGGGTGGTTATGTATTGGAGAAATTGCCGCCCGGCAATTATTACCTCAGGGTATTGTACATGGGCTACCAGACGCGTTATGTCGGTAGTATCTCCCTTGCTGCCGGCACGAAGCTGCAACTGGGCAATATGGCGCTCCGGCCCGGAAGCGCCATGCTGAATGCTGTGAATGTCACCGGTACGCAGGCGGAGGTGCTGAATAAAATCGACCGGCAGTCTTACCGCGCCGGGCAATTCGAGTCTGCCCGGGGCGGCAATGCCATGGATGTCCTGAAGAACCTGCCTTCCGTTTCTATGGATGGCGAAGGCGGGATCAGCGTGCGCGGTTCGTCCGGATTCCTGGTCATGATCAACGGAAAGCCGGTGATTACAGACGCGCGCACCGTACTTAGTCAGCTTCCGGCCAATGCGATCGAGAACATCGAAATGATCACCGCGCCTTCCGCGAAATACGATCCCGACGGCAAAGGCGGCATTATCAATATTATTACGAAGAAAGGCGCTGCCGACGGGCTGACGCTTTCCGCCAATCTAATGGCCGGGCTCCCCAGTACCGGCGACCATGGAAACAAGGAAAAGCCGAAGCGCTTCGGCGGCGATCTGACTGTCAACTGGAAAAAGAACAAATGGGATGTCTCCATCGGCGGCAATTACACCCGGAACGATAATGCCGGCTATCGTGAAGGCGACGTGTTTACGAAAAACTTTTCAACCAAAGTGCAGACCTTTTTCCCATCTCACGGAGAGCGGAGTTTCGATAAATACAATTATGCAAGCCGCGCCTCTGCCACTTTTACGGCTGATTCCAGTAATGTTTTTTCTGCCGGGGTATTTATTGGAAAAAGGTTCCAGGCCCGTACGGCGGACATTCTGTACGAGAACGCGGCGATAGACCTGACCACTGGCGGCCAGATCCGCCATACTACGTATTATAACGAAAACCTGCAGACGAAGCAAGGCAATTTTTACCTGGGGAACCTGGACTATACCCATACATTCCGGAACAAGTCTTCCCTCACAGCGTCCGCTTTATGGGAAAGCGCGCGCCTTTACGGCAATACCCGGAACAGGAACCTTGCCTGGCCCAATACGGCCCAGGTGTTGCAAGAAGTATATAATCCTTATGAAAATCCGATCAATGGTTACCGGCTCCGCCTGGATTACGCAGTACCGGTCGGGAAGGGCAAACTGGAAAGTGGTTACCAGTTCCGGCATGACACGCAGGATGGAAGATTCGATTACTTTGTAACGCCTGAAGCTTCCCAGGCGGATGCGGACCGGTTTCGCGGGGCTGCCAGCGCCCGCAACCAGGTGCATGCCGTGTATTCCCAGTATTCGGGAAAGTACCAAAAGCTGGAATACGTGGCGGGTCTGCGGTATGAAAATGCCGCCAGAACAGTCCGGCTTTCCTATGATCCGCTGCCGCATAAGCTGAACTTGTCGAATTTGTTCCCTTCTGCTAACCTCCTGTATGGCATCAGCCAGTCGTGGAAAGCGAAGGCGGGCTACAGCAAACGGATCCAGCGTACCAATAACTATGAGCTGAATCCCATACCGGAGCGCGAGCACTCCGAAACCCTGGAGCAGGGTGACCCGGACCTGTTGCCGTCGTTCATTGACCTGGCCGAGTTGGGAGTGGTGCATACGATGAAAAAAGGCTCCGTTTTCGCGACGGTGTATTATCAGTACATTAAAAATCCCATCCAGCGGGTGAACAGTGTATATGCCGATACGATCCTGAACCGGGTGTTCACCAATGCGGAAGCAGCGTCGTCGATGGGGCTGGAAGCCGGAGCAAGCCTGGAGCCGACAAAGTGGTGGAGCCTGTATGCAGGGGGGAACATCTATAAATACAACATCAAGGGTGATTTGAGTATTCTGGGGGAGAAGACGGCGGTCGATAATGCGCGCTGGGTATATTCCATCAATGCTAACACGAATTTCAAACTGGGCGCCAACTGGAGCATTCAGGGCAATGTGAGCTACTTGTCTGCCCGGCCTACCGCGCAAGGAGAGGATTCGCGGTTCCTGGTGCCGAATGCGTCGCTGAAGAAGACGTTCCTGGATGGCCGGTTATCTGCGTTGTTGCAGTGGCAGAATATCGACCTGGGCATGCGGCAGGCGCAACGACAGCGGATAACCACCAGCGGCCGCGACTTTTTCACGACCACCAATTACATCTATGAAACGGATGTGTTCCTCATCAGCCTGGGTTATAACCTGAACCGCCTCACCGGGAAATCGAAGTTGCCGGGCAGTGAGTTTGGGGATAAGGAATTTTAA
- the gap gene encoding type I glyceraldehyde-3-phosphate dehydrogenase produces the protein MGTSLKIGINGFGRIGRLVFRQIYNMPGIDVVAINDLTSPAVLAHLLKYDSAQGRFGQDVKHTDNAIVVNGEEVKIYAQKDPSQIPWKSHEIDVVIECTGFFTDKAKAEAHITAGAKRVVISAPATGDLKTVVFNVNHDILDGTETVISCASCTTNCLAPMAKVMNDNYGIVTGLMTTIHAYTNDQNTLDAPHPKGDLRRARAAAANIVPNSTGAAKAIGLVLPELKGKLDGNAQRVPTITGSLTELTTILTKKVTAEEINAAMKAAANESFGYTEDEIVSSDIIGINFGSLFDATQTKVMTQGDVQIVKTVSWYDNEMSYVSQLVRTVKHFAGLISK, from the coding sequence ATGGGAACTTCTCTTAAAATTGGTATTAATGGTTTCGGTCGCATCGGCCGCCTGGTATTCCGCCAGATTTACAACATGCCCGGCATCGACGTCGTAGCGATTAACGACCTTACCAGCCCCGCGGTTTTAGCGCATCTGCTGAAATATGACTCTGCACAAGGTAGATTTGGACAGGACGTGAAGCACACCGACAACGCAATCGTTGTAAACGGCGAGGAAGTGAAGATATATGCCCAGAAAGATCCCTCCCAGATTCCCTGGAAATCCCACGAAATCGACGTGGTGATCGAGTGCACCGGCTTCTTCACCGACAAAGCCAAAGCTGAAGCGCACATCACCGCCGGCGCCAAACGCGTTGTGATCTCCGCTCCCGCCACCGGCGACCTGAAAACCGTTGTATTCAACGTGAACCACGATATCCTGGACGGTACCGAAACAGTTATCTCCTGCGCTTCCTGCACCACCAACTGTCTCGCACCCATGGCTAAAGTAATGAATGACAACTACGGCATCGTTACCGGCCTGATGACCACCATCCACGCTTACACCAACGACCAGAACACCCTGGACGCTCCGCACCCGAAAGGCGACCTCCGCCGCGCCCGCGCCGCAGCCGCCAACATCGTGCCCAACAGCACCGGCGCCGCCAAAGCCATCGGCCTCGTACTGCCCGAACTGAAAGGTAAACTGGACGGTAACGCCCAACGCGTTCCCACCATCACCGGCTCCCTCACCGAGCTCACTACCATCCTCACCAAAAAGGTGACCGCGGAAGAAATCAACGCCGCCATGAAAGCCGCTGCCAACGAATCTTTCGGATATACCGAAGACGAAATCGTTAGCTCCGACATCATCGGCATCAACTTCGGTTCCCTGTTCGACGCCACCCAAACCAAAGTGATGACGCAGGGTGACGTTCAGATCGTGAAAACCGTTTCCTGGTACGATAACGAAATGTCTTACGTTTCCCAACTCGTACGCACCGTGAAACACTTCGCAGGCCTGATCTCCAAATAA
- a CDS encoding phosphoglycerate kinase: MSQFSQHNFKGQKAVVRVDFNVPLNEQREITDDTRMQAAAPTIKKILADGGAVILMSHLGRPKDGPSEKYSLRHLVNRLIKLLDGATVKFAEDCIGETAETAAANLQMGEVLLLENLRFHKEEEKGDKAFAEKLAKLGDIYVNDAFGTAHRAHASTAVIAEFFPKDKKMFGLLMEAETASAEKVLHSAEKPFTAILGGAKVSDKILIIENLMTKANNIIIGGGMAYTFLKAQGKEIGNSLVENDKLDLANELLAKAKSLGVQLLIPEDSIAADKFAADANTQEVSNDNIPAGWMGLDIGQKSIAAFSEVIANSKTILWNGPMGVFEMPAFQNGTKAIADAIVKATEKGAFSLVGGGDSVAAVNQFGLADKVSYVSTGGGAMLEFFEGKELPGIAAVRK, translated from the coding sequence ATGAGCCAATTCTCCCAGCATAATTTCAAAGGCCAGAAAGCCGTAGTGCGCGTCGATTTCAACGTGCCCCTCAACGAACAGCGCGAAATCACCGACGACACCCGCATGCAGGCCGCCGCCCCCACCATCAAAAAAATCCTCGCTGATGGTGGCGCCGTCATCCTCATGAGCCACCTCGGACGCCCGAAAGACGGCCCCTCCGAAAAATATTCCCTCCGCCACCTGGTAAACCGCCTCATCAAACTGCTCGACGGCGCTACCGTGAAATTCGCGGAAGACTGCATCGGCGAAACCGCCGAAACCGCGGCCGCCAACCTCCAGATGGGTGAAGTCCTCCTCCTGGAAAACCTCCGCTTCCATAAAGAAGAGGAAAAAGGCGATAAAGCCTTCGCCGAAAAACTGGCCAAACTGGGCGACATCTACGTAAACGACGCCTTCGGCACCGCCCACCGCGCCCACGCATCCACCGCCGTGATCGCCGAATTCTTCCCGAAAGACAAAAAAATGTTCGGCCTCCTCATGGAAGCGGAAACCGCGAGCGCCGAAAAAGTGCTCCACAGCGCAGAAAAACCCTTCACCGCCATTCTCGGCGGCGCCAAAGTGTCCGACAAAATCCTCATCATCGAAAACCTCATGACCAAAGCCAATAATATCATCATCGGCGGCGGCATGGCATACACCTTCCTCAAAGCGCAGGGCAAGGAAATCGGCAACTCCCTCGTGGAAAACGATAAACTCGACCTCGCCAACGAACTGCTCGCCAAGGCGAAATCCCTCGGTGTACAGCTCCTCATCCCCGAAGATTCCATCGCGGCTGACAAGTTCGCGGCAGACGCCAACACCCAGGAAGTCTCCAACGACAACATCCCCGCCGGCTGGATGGGCCTCGACATCGGGCAAAAATCCATCGCCGCCTTCAGCGAAGTGATCGCCAATAGCAAAACCATCCTCTGGAACGGACCCATGGGCGTATTCGAAATGCCCGCCTTCCAAAACGGTACCAAAGCCATCGCCGACGCGATTGTGAAAGCGACCGAAAAAGGCGCCTTCTCCCTCGTGGGCGGCGGCGACTCCGTAGCCGCGGTAAACCAGTTCGGCCTGGCCGACAAGGTGAGCTACGTATCCACCGGCGGCGGCGCCATGCTCGAGTTCTTCGAAGGCAAGGAGCTCCCCGGCATCGCGGCGGTAAGAAAATAA